A DNA window from Arachis duranensis cultivar V14167 chromosome 3, aradu.V14167.gnm2.J7QH, whole genome shotgun sequence contains the following coding sequences:
- the LOC107480850 gene encoding actin-related protein 5 yields MPFISKINRQSDYNLFRSATPLVIDNGASYFRIGWAGEDDPRVIFRNIVQRPRHKTTGETVTIVGDHDPALLKYFDCTRSGPRSAFDSNVVYQFEIMEYILDFGFDRMGANGSEIDHPVLITECVCNPVQSRSKMGELLFETYGVPSIAFGVDAAFSYKYNQLQGICDRDGLAMCPGFTTTHVIPFIDGEPMYKGCCRTNVGGYHVTNYLKQLLSLKYPYHMGRFTWEKVEDLKMEHCYIAQDYISEAKLFQRGTKEAEEKTRLWQLPWVPPPTEEPPSEEEIARKAAIKEKLGQRLREMAEAKRSSKINELENELHGLEFLLNQLEQVAESDIPSFLAETGYVSRQEIESARNRTTQSLRKAKGEPKSEQTETEKADSSNNEKYSLVNVADEMLTPEQLIEKKKQLSIKSMSEGRMRLKQKRQEAELERERKQQLEEEKRLENPELYLEQLHAKYKDLSEKVDQRKRLKTNGGHTNGNNLSGGVGRGERLNAAQRERMRLLTTAAFDRGKGEDTFGAKDEDWQLYKLMSRDNDDDDEGPDEDDAELARISSRLQDLDPTFVPKLETSTSQTAEVPRARPLTKEDFQIVFGVERFRCPEILFNPNWVAVDQVGLDEMAGVSMRRLSYKDESLESRLTSSILLTGGSSLFPGIIERLEAGIRMIRPCGSPIKIVRALDPVMDAWRGASAYASGPQFHTQTFSKMDYYEKGEDWLRSYQLKYSL; encoded by the exons ATGCCTTTCATTTCGAAAATCAATCGCCAATCTGATTACAACCTCTTCCGTTCCGCCACTCCCCTCGTCATTGACAATGGAGCTTCATATTTCCGCATCGG GTGGGCAGGGGAGGATGATCCCCGTGTTATTTTCCGCAACATTGTTCAAAGGCCACGTCATAAAACCACCG GAGAAACTGTCACTATTGTTGGTGATCATGATCCTGCACTATTAAAATACTTCGACTGTACACGCTCCGGACCACGCTCAGCATTTGACAGCAATGTTGTTTACCAGTTTGAAATAATGGAATAT ATCCTTGATTTTGGATTTGACCGGATGGGTGCAAATGGATCAGAG ATTGATCATCCTGTCCTGATCACAGAATGCGTGTGCAACCCAGTTCAGTCTCGAAGTAAAATGGGTGAACTTCTTTTTGAGACATATGGAGTTCCATCTATAG CCTTTGGTGTTGATGCAGCATTTAGCTATAAATATAACCAGCTACAAGGAATTTGTGATAGAGATGGTCTGGCAATGTGTCCTGGATTTACTACAACCCATGTGATTCCG TTTATTGATGGCGAACCTATGTATAAAGGATGCTGCCGTACCAACGTCGGTGGATATCATGTCACTAATTATTTAAAGCAACTTCTTTCACTAAAATATCCTTATCATAT GGGAAGATTTACTTGGGAAAAAGTTGAGGACCTGAAGATGGAACATTGTTATATTGCACAGGACTATATTTCTGAAGCCAAGTTGTTTCAG AGAGGAACCAAAGAGGCGGAAGAAAAAACCAGATTGTGGCAGCTACCATGGGTTCCACCTCCGACAGAGGAGCCTCCTTCTGAGGAAGAGATTGCAAGAAAGGCAGCAATAAAAGAGAAACTAGGTCAAAGGCTGCGAGAAATGGCTGAGGCGAAGAGATCATCTAAAATAAATGAACTGGAAAATGAATTACACGGTTTGGAGTTCCTTTTAAATCAGCTTGAACAAGTTGCCGAGAGTGATATTCCATCTTTCCTAGCAGAAACTGGCTATGTCTCTAGGCAAGAGATAGAATCTGCTCGTAATAGAACTACACAATCCTTACGGAAAGCAAAAGGTGAACCAAAGAGTGAGCAAACAGAAACTGAAAAGGCTGATTCCTCAAATAATGAGAAGTATTCTCTAGTTAACGTTGCTGATGAAATGCTGACACCAGAACAG CTTATTGAAAAGAAGAAACAGTTGTCAATCAAATCCATGTCTGAAGGGCGTATGCGATTAAAACAGAAGCGCCAAGAAGCGGAATTAGAACGAGAAAGGAAACAACAGCTAGAGGAGGAGAAACGCTT GGAGAACCCAGAGCTCTACTTGGAACAATTGCATGCTAAATACAAAGACCTTTCAGAGAAAGTTGATCAACGAAAACGGCTTAAGACAAATGGAGGCCATACAAATGGGAATAACCTGTCTGGTGGTGTTGGTCGTGGTGAGAGATTGAATGCTGCTCAAAGGGAAAGAATGCGCCTGTTGACAACAGCTGCTTTTGATCGTGGTAAGGGTGAGGATACATTTGGTGCCAAAGATGAAGATTGGCAGCTTTACAAATTGATGAGCAGagacaatgatgatgatgatgagggaCCAGATGAGGATGACGCAGAATTAGCCCGCATCTCTTCAAGACTACAG GACTTGGATCCAACATTTGTGCCCAAGTTAGAAACAAGTACCTCTCAAACTGCTGAAGTGCCTCGTGCTCGTCCTCTCACGAAAGAAGATTTTCAGATTGTATTTGGGGTAGAAAGGTTCAGATGCCCCGAAATATTGTTTAATCCAAACTGGGTTGCGGTTGATCAGGTAGGGTTAGATGAGATGGCTGGAGTTTCCATGAGAAGGTTATCATACAAGGATGAAAGCCTGGAATCGAGATTGACTAGTTCCATATTATTGACTGGTGGAAGTTCTCTTTTCCCTGGTATCATCGAACGCCTAGAAGCTGGAATTCGGATGATTAGACCGTGTGGTTCCCCTATAAAAATAGTTAGAGCACTGGACCCGGTGATGGATGCATGGCGTGGGGCTTCTGCCTATGCATCAGGGCCACAATTCCATACACAAACTTTCAGTAAGATGGATTATTATGAGAAGGGCGAGGACTGGCTTCGTAGTTATCAACTTAAATACTCCTTGTGA
- the LOC107480849 gene encoding protein FIZZY-RELATED 3-like isoform X1, whose protein sequence is MESPQAMKSGLNLPAGMSGTSLRLDTISKSSSSTCSDRFIPCRSSSRLHTFGLIEKPSPAKEGGNEAYSRLLKSELFGSDFASPSSSSSPMTSPSKNMLRFKTDHSGPSSPFSPSVLGHRTDFSSDSPTPPKPPRKVPKTPHKVLDAPSLQDDFYLNLVDWSSQNVLAVALGTCVYLWSASNSKVTKLCDLGPHDGVCSVQWTREGSFISIGTNLGQVQIWDGSRCKKVRTMGGHQTRTGVLAWNSRILASGSRDRNILQHDMRVSSDFIGKLVGHKSEVCGLKWSCDDRELASGGNDNQLLVWNQHSQQPALRLTEHTAAVKAIAWSPHQSGLLASGGGTADRCIRFWNTTNGHQLNFVDTGSQVCSLAWSKNVNEIVSTHGYSQNQIMVWKYPSLAKVATLTGHSMRVLYLAMSPDGQTIVTGAGDETLRFWNIFPSMKTSAPVKDTALWSLGRTQIR, encoded by the exons ATGGAGTCACCTCAGGCTATGAAGTCGGGGCTGAACCTCCCAGCTGGGATGTCCGGAACCTCGCTTCGCCTTGACACCATATCAAAGTCATCTTCTTCGACCTGTAGCGACAGGTTCATACCGTGCAGGTCCTCGTCGAGGCTGCACACATTCGGCCTGATAGAGAAGCCATCACCGGCTAAGGAAGGAGGCAATGAGGCCTACTCGAGGTTGTTGAAATCCGAGCTCTTCGGCTCTGACTTTGcttccccttcttcttcttcttcaccaatgaCTAGTCCCAGCAAGAACATGCTGCGCTTCAAGACCGATCACTCTGGACCCTCCTCCCCTTTCTCGCCTTCCGTCTTGGGACACCGCACTGACTTCTCTTCTGATTCTCCCACTCCTCCTAAGCCTCCCAGGAAAGTTCCCAAGACACCCCACAAG GTTCTGGATGCACCATCACTTCAGGATGATTTCTACTTGAATCTGGTGGACTGGTCCTCACAGAATGTTCTTGCCGTTGCACTAGGCACTTGTGTTTATCTATGGAGCGCTTCTAACAGCAAA GTGACTAAGCTATGTGACTTGGGACCTCATGATGGTGTCTGTTCTGTCCAGTGGACCAGGGAGGGTTCTTTCATATCCATTGGTACAAATCTTGGTCAAGTTCAG ATATGGGATGGAAGTAGGTGTAAGAAAGTAAGAACAATGGGGGGGCATCAGACAAGAACAGGTGTGTTGGCGTGGAATTCGCGCATTCTGGCTTCAGGGAGCAGGGATAGGAACATTCTTCAGCATGACATGAGAGTTTCTAGTGACTTTATTGGCAAGCTTGTTGGCCACAAATCTGAG GTATGTGGCTTGAAATGGTCCTGTGATGACAGGGAACTTGCTTCTGGTGGTAATGATAATCAG CTATTGGTATGGAATCAGCACTCTCAGCAACCGGCATTGAGGCTCACTGAGCACACAGCTGCCGTGAAGGCTATAGCATGGTCGCCTCACCAGAGCGGTCTCCTTGCGTCCGGCGGTGGAACCGCCGATAGGTGTATCCGTTTCTGGAACACTACAAATGGCCATCAGTTGAACTTTGTTGACACTGGAAGCCAG GTTTGCAGCCTTGCTTGGAGTAAAAACGTGAATGAGATAGTAAGCACTCATGGATACTCTCAGAATCAGATCATGGTGTGGAAATATCCATCACTAGCAAAG GTTGCAACTCTAACTGGGCACAGCATGAGAGTGCTTTATCTTGCAATGTCTCCTGATGGTCAAACAATAGTCACTGGTGCAGGGGATGAGACATTGCGCTTCTGGAATATCTTCCCATCCATGAAAACATCT GCCCCGGTTAAAGATACAGCTCTTTGGTCACTCGGCCGAACCCAAATTCGATGA
- the LOC107480849 gene encoding protein FIZZY-RELATED 3-like isoform X2, whose protein sequence is MESPQAMKSGLNLPAGMSGTSLRLDTISKSSSSTCSDRFIPCRSSSRLHTFGLIEKPSPAKEGGNEAYSRLLKSELFGSDFASPSSSSSPMTSPSKNMLRFKTDHSGPSSPFSPSVLGHRTDFSSDSPTPPKPPRKVPKTPHKDDFYLNLVDWSSQNVLAVALGTCVYLWSASNSKVTKLCDLGPHDGVCSVQWTREGSFISIGTNLGQVQIWDGSRCKKVRTMGGHQTRTGVLAWNSRILASGSRDRNILQHDMRVSSDFIGKLVGHKSEVCGLKWSCDDRELASGGNDNQLLVWNQHSQQPALRLTEHTAAVKAIAWSPHQSGLLASGGGTADRCIRFWNTTNGHQLNFVDTGSQVCSLAWSKNVNEIVSTHGYSQNQIMVWKYPSLAKVATLTGHSMRVLYLAMSPDGQTIVTGAGDETLRFWNIFPSMKTSAPVKDTALWSLGRTQIR, encoded by the exons ATGGAGTCACCTCAGGCTATGAAGTCGGGGCTGAACCTCCCAGCTGGGATGTCCGGAACCTCGCTTCGCCTTGACACCATATCAAAGTCATCTTCTTCGACCTGTAGCGACAGGTTCATACCGTGCAGGTCCTCGTCGAGGCTGCACACATTCGGCCTGATAGAGAAGCCATCACCGGCTAAGGAAGGAGGCAATGAGGCCTACTCGAGGTTGTTGAAATCCGAGCTCTTCGGCTCTGACTTTGcttccccttcttcttcttcttcaccaatgaCTAGTCCCAGCAAGAACATGCTGCGCTTCAAGACCGATCACTCTGGACCCTCCTCCCCTTTCTCGCCTTCCGTCTTGGGACACCGCACTGACTTCTCTTCTGATTCTCCCACTCCTCCTAAGCCTCCCAGGAAAGTTCCCAAGACACCCCACAAG GATGATTTCTACTTGAATCTGGTGGACTGGTCCTCACAGAATGTTCTTGCCGTTGCACTAGGCACTTGTGTTTATCTATGGAGCGCTTCTAACAGCAAA GTGACTAAGCTATGTGACTTGGGACCTCATGATGGTGTCTGTTCTGTCCAGTGGACCAGGGAGGGTTCTTTCATATCCATTGGTACAAATCTTGGTCAAGTTCAG ATATGGGATGGAAGTAGGTGTAAGAAAGTAAGAACAATGGGGGGGCATCAGACAAGAACAGGTGTGTTGGCGTGGAATTCGCGCATTCTGGCTTCAGGGAGCAGGGATAGGAACATTCTTCAGCATGACATGAGAGTTTCTAGTGACTTTATTGGCAAGCTTGTTGGCCACAAATCTGAG GTATGTGGCTTGAAATGGTCCTGTGATGACAGGGAACTTGCTTCTGGTGGTAATGATAATCAG CTATTGGTATGGAATCAGCACTCTCAGCAACCGGCATTGAGGCTCACTGAGCACACAGCTGCCGTGAAGGCTATAGCATGGTCGCCTCACCAGAGCGGTCTCCTTGCGTCCGGCGGTGGAACCGCCGATAGGTGTATCCGTTTCTGGAACACTACAAATGGCCATCAGTTGAACTTTGTTGACACTGGAAGCCAG GTTTGCAGCCTTGCTTGGAGTAAAAACGTGAATGAGATAGTAAGCACTCATGGATACTCTCAGAATCAGATCATGGTGTGGAAATATCCATCACTAGCAAAG GTTGCAACTCTAACTGGGCACAGCATGAGAGTGCTTTATCTTGCAATGTCTCCTGATGGTCAAACAATAGTCACTGGTGCAGGGGATGAGACATTGCGCTTCTGGAATATCTTCCCATCCATGAAAACATCT GCCCCGGTTAAAGATACAGCTCTTTGGTCACTCGGCCGAACCCAAATTCGATGA
- the LOC107480848 gene encoding telomere repeat-binding protein 3 isoform X1: protein MVSKKRIDYGFNGFRVPVIPKGPRSARRRGVFKKANQDDEACAFELLALAGMLLQESESSASSNASEGNHQPAFGQGVIEQEKHDEVKPIITDYILRGSCGESQFRTEVAMKNCTQKSVLDANADCLQGCISANNNFDCRRKAGADVKSEICEWDNKFQHYSNRLVEAPENFRESCDVNVNNGFRQEKEANSSGFQGSNSADKSSMKNQLELNMSRTLIDSNSNAKSPLYRKSFSIASYSKHGNGNKLGVRDDDEKFLRCSKVCTKSKTFRSPQRIAHRRIRKHLFSRHWKVAPNLKDCELSRSEFADMGAQLLYRKRKICQSFERSEHKTRVKRRKFFDRVSGVTSDGGLSSESVSNSPEKGMDNPKDPHVKFSIKTIRIPELYFEVPETATIGSLKSTIMETVMTILGGGAHVGVLLQGKKVRDDNRTLVQTGISCKESLDNLSFELEPSSLLDSAAACVGDPPSQCETSQPAGSPETPVIDSEITDTLHEPSLLTNPGNLVESNHDSMTSPTDPTVDKESLDCRALVVVPASTDALAVVPFSQKSKRSECAQRRTRRPFSVTEVEALVRAVEELGTGRWRDVKFRAFENAEHRTYVDLKDKWKTLVHTAKISPQQRRGEPVPQELLDRVLAAHAYWSQHQAKQHGGKTLKITETSSAETEKPSIEAVVQSQPVNHL from the exons atGGTGTCAAAGAAGAGGATTGATTATGGATTTAATGGCTTTCGTGTCCCCGTTATACCCAAAGGCCCTAGATCCGCAAGA AGGAGGGGTGTTTTCAAGAAAGCAAATCAGGATGATGAAGCTTGTGCTTTTGAGCTACTTGCATTAGCTGGCATGTTGTTGCAGGAGAGTGAAAGCTCTGCTTCTAGCAATGCATCCGAAGGAAATCATCAACCTGCCTTTGGCCAAGGTGTCATTGAACAAGAGAAACACGACGAAGTTAAACCTATAATAACAGACTACATTCTTCGGGGAAGTTGTGGAGAAAGTCAGTTCAGGACTGAGGTGGCCATGAAAAACTGTACTCAGAAATCTGTTCTGGATGCCAATGCAGATTGTTTACAAGGATGCATTTCagctaataataattttgactGTAGGAGAAAAGCTGGAGCTGATGTGAAGTCCGAAATTTGTGAATGGGATAATAAATTCCAACACTATTCTAATAGATTAGTAGAAGCACCTGAAAATTTTAGGGAGTCTTGTGATGTTAATGTAAATAATGGATTCAGACAGGAGAAGGAGGCTAACAGTTCAGGCTTTCAGGGATCAAATTCGGCTGATAAAAGTAGTATGAAGAATCAATTGGAGTTGAATATGTCTCGGACACTAATTGACTCAAATAGTAATGCTAAGTCTCCATTGTATAGGAAATCTTTTTCCATTGCTTCCTATTCGAAGCATGGGAATGGTAATAAGTTAGGTGTTAGAGATGATGACGAAAAATTTTTAAGGTGCAGCAAGGTTTGCACCAAGTCAAAAACTTTTAGGTCTCCGCAACGCATTGCGCACCGGAGAATCAGGAAGCATCTGTTTTCCAGACACTGGAAAGTTGCTCCAAACTTGAAGGACTGTGAACTTTCAAGATCAG AATTTGCAGATATGGGAGCACAACTGCTTTATCGCAAGAGGAAGATTTGTCAGAGTTTCGAAAGATCTGAGCACAAGACCCGTGTTAAGAGGAGGAAATTCTTTGACCGGGTTTCAGGGGTAACTTCGGATGGAGGATTAAGCAGTGAGAGTGTGTCTAATTCCCCTGAGAAGGGAATGGATAATCCTAAGGATCCTCATG TGAAATTTAGCATTAAGACAATAAGGATACCAGAGCTTTATTTTGAGGTCCCTGAAACTGCGACTATTGGATCGCTGAAG AGCACAATCATGGAAACAGTGATGACTATACTTGGAGGTGGTGCGCATGTTGGGGTTCTTCTTCAGGGAAAGAAGGTTAGAGATGACAATAGGACACTTGTACAGACTGGTATATCTTGCAAAGAAAGTCTGGATAACCTCAGTTTCGAGTTGGAGCCGAGTTCTCTACTAGATTCTGCAGCAGCTTGTGTCGGTGATCCTCCTTCTCAATGTGAAACTTCACAGCCTGCCGG GTCCCCAGAAACTCCAGTGATAGATTCAGAGATTACTGATACTTTGCATGAACCCTCCTTGCTGACAAATCCAGGCAACCTAGTCGAAAGTAACCATGACTCTATGACTTCCCCCACTGACCCTACTGTTGACAAAGAAAGTCTAGATTGCCGAGCACTGGTTGTTGTTCCAGCTAGCACAGATGCATTAGCTGTGGTCCCTTTTAGTCAGAAAAGCAAGCGCTCCGAGTGTGCACAGCGGCGAACCAGGCGACCGTTCTCTGTGACAGAGGTAGAAGCACTCGTCCGAGCTGTCGAGGAACTCGGAACTGGAAG GTGGCGTGATGTTAAGTTTCGAGCTTTCGAGAATGCTGAGCACAGGACTTATGTAGACTTAAAG GATAAATGGAAAACATTAGTGCACACAGCGAAAATCTCGCCGCAACAGAGGAGAGGGGAGCCAGTACCACAGGAACTGTTGGATAGGGTTTTGGCTGCACATGCTTACTGGTCTCAGCACCAAGCAAAGCAGCATGGTGGCAAGACCTTGAAGATCACAGAAACCTCCTCAGCTGAAACTGAAAAACCAAGCATTGAAGCTGTTGTCCAATCACAACCAGTCAACCACTTGTGA
- the LOC107480848 gene encoding telomere repeat-binding protein 2 isoform X2: MVSKKRIDYGFNGFRVPVIPKGPRSARRRGVFKKANQDDEACAFELLALAGMLLQESESSASSNASEGNHQPAFGQGVIEQEKHDEVKPIITDYILRGSCGESQFRTEVAMKNCTQKSVLDANADCLQGCISANNNFDCRRKAGADVKSEICEWDNKFQHYSNRLVEAPENFRESCDVNVNNGFRQEKEANSSGFQGSNSADKSSMKNQLELNMSRTLIDSNSNAKSPLYRKSFSIASYSKHGNGNKLGVRDDDEKFLRCSKVCTKSKTFRSPQRIAHRRIRKHLFSRHWKVAPNLKDCELSRSDMGAQLLYRKRKICQSFERSEHKTRVKRRKFFDRVSGVTSDGGLSSESVSNSPEKGMDNPKDPHVKFSIKTIRIPELYFEVPETATIGSLKSTIMETVMTILGGGAHVGVLLQGKKVRDDNRTLVQTGISCKESLDNLSFELEPSSLLDSAAACVGDPPSQCETSQPAGSPETPVIDSEITDTLHEPSLLTNPGNLVESNHDSMTSPTDPTVDKESLDCRALVVVPASTDALAVVPFSQKSKRSECAQRRTRRPFSVTEVEALVRAVEELGTGRWRDVKFRAFENAEHRTYVDLKDKWKTLVHTAKISPQQRRGEPVPQELLDRVLAAHAYWSQHQAKQHGGKTLKITETSSAETEKPSIEAVVQSQPVNHL, translated from the exons atGGTGTCAAAGAAGAGGATTGATTATGGATTTAATGGCTTTCGTGTCCCCGTTATACCCAAAGGCCCTAGATCCGCAAGA AGGAGGGGTGTTTTCAAGAAAGCAAATCAGGATGATGAAGCTTGTGCTTTTGAGCTACTTGCATTAGCTGGCATGTTGTTGCAGGAGAGTGAAAGCTCTGCTTCTAGCAATGCATCCGAAGGAAATCATCAACCTGCCTTTGGCCAAGGTGTCATTGAACAAGAGAAACACGACGAAGTTAAACCTATAATAACAGACTACATTCTTCGGGGAAGTTGTGGAGAAAGTCAGTTCAGGACTGAGGTGGCCATGAAAAACTGTACTCAGAAATCTGTTCTGGATGCCAATGCAGATTGTTTACAAGGATGCATTTCagctaataataattttgactGTAGGAGAAAAGCTGGAGCTGATGTGAAGTCCGAAATTTGTGAATGGGATAATAAATTCCAACACTATTCTAATAGATTAGTAGAAGCACCTGAAAATTTTAGGGAGTCTTGTGATGTTAATGTAAATAATGGATTCAGACAGGAGAAGGAGGCTAACAGTTCAGGCTTTCAGGGATCAAATTCGGCTGATAAAAGTAGTATGAAGAATCAATTGGAGTTGAATATGTCTCGGACACTAATTGACTCAAATAGTAATGCTAAGTCTCCATTGTATAGGAAATCTTTTTCCATTGCTTCCTATTCGAAGCATGGGAATGGTAATAAGTTAGGTGTTAGAGATGATGACGAAAAATTTTTAAGGTGCAGCAAGGTTTGCACCAAGTCAAAAACTTTTAGGTCTCCGCAACGCATTGCGCACCGGAGAATCAGGAAGCATCTGTTTTCCAGACACTGGAAAGTTGCTCCAAACTTGAAGGACTGTGAACTTTCAAGATCAG ATATGGGAGCACAACTGCTTTATCGCAAGAGGAAGATTTGTCAGAGTTTCGAAAGATCTGAGCACAAGACCCGTGTTAAGAGGAGGAAATTCTTTGACCGGGTTTCAGGGGTAACTTCGGATGGAGGATTAAGCAGTGAGAGTGTGTCTAATTCCCCTGAGAAGGGAATGGATAATCCTAAGGATCCTCATG TGAAATTTAGCATTAAGACAATAAGGATACCAGAGCTTTATTTTGAGGTCCCTGAAACTGCGACTATTGGATCGCTGAAG AGCACAATCATGGAAACAGTGATGACTATACTTGGAGGTGGTGCGCATGTTGGGGTTCTTCTTCAGGGAAAGAAGGTTAGAGATGACAATAGGACACTTGTACAGACTGGTATATCTTGCAAAGAAAGTCTGGATAACCTCAGTTTCGAGTTGGAGCCGAGTTCTCTACTAGATTCTGCAGCAGCTTGTGTCGGTGATCCTCCTTCTCAATGTGAAACTTCACAGCCTGCCGG GTCCCCAGAAACTCCAGTGATAGATTCAGAGATTACTGATACTTTGCATGAACCCTCCTTGCTGACAAATCCAGGCAACCTAGTCGAAAGTAACCATGACTCTATGACTTCCCCCACTGACCCTACTGTTGACAAAGAAAGTCTAGATTGCCGAGCACTGGTTGTTGTTCCAGCTAGCACAGATGCATTAGCTGTGGTCCCTTTTAGTCAGAAAAGCAAGCGCTCCGAGTGTGCACAGCGGCGAACCAGGCGACCGTTCTCTGTGACAGAGGTAGAAGCACTCGTCCGAGCTGTCGAGGAACTCGGAACTGGAAG GTGGCGTGATGTTAAGTTTCGAGCTTTCGAGAATGCTGAGCACAGGACTTATGTAGACTTAAAG GATAAATGGAAAACATTAGTGCACACAGCGAAAATCTCGCCGCAACAGAGGAGAGGGGAGCCAGTACCACAGGAACTGTTGGATAGGGTTTTGGCTGCACATGCTTACTGGTCTCAGCACCAAGCAAAGCAGCATGGTGGCAAGACCTTGAAGATCACAGAAACCTCCTCAGCTGAAACTGAAAAACCAAGCATTGAAGCTGTTGTCCAATCACAACCAGTCAACCACTTGTGA